One part of the Cystobacter ferrugineus genome encodes these proteins:
- a CDS encoding DUF885 domain-containing protein, protein MPVPSSRFLAPLLLVLSLGACATPSATVSSPLPTADAKTGGDIDQRLLAFLDAAFEERLALSPEGLTYQGSKREYDRLDDYTEAGARKQQELAEQQLARMKREFDERDLSPASRLSYRLFEDMVTRGKERLRWYSHAFPVTNSSSPTGNIPVFLINAHRVGSVSDAQAYVSRLREVPRVMKEISERMRAQAARGLVPPKFVFAPVEADARRVISGAPFDTGADSAVWADFQKKVGALEAAADVKARLLDEAREALKGPFKSGYETILATIAEVGRQAKGNDGAWSLPDGAAYYADQLRFFTTTEMTPEEIHAAGLAEVERIHREMGAVQKQVGFQGSLQDFFTHVKADARSHYPNTEEGRQAYLEDARRFIAQAMKEAPRLFHRLPRAALEVRAVEPWRQETAPVAFYNSPAPDGSRPGIYYVNLADMNQVLKPQIEAITYHEAAPGHHFQIAFAQELEGMPKFRRFGYYGAYIEGWGLYAEKLGRELGFYADPYSRFGQLSLELWRATRLVTDSGMHAKRWSREQAIEYFKKNTLLSDRDIVKEVERYLVWPGQATSYKVGELRILALRARAQEALGPGFDVRDFHQVVLGDGSLPLDILGEQVEAYIAAKRAPPAR, encoded by the coding sequence ATGCCCGTGCCGTCCTCCCGATTCCTCGCGCCGCTGCTGCTCGTGCTGTCACTCGGCGCATGCGCGACCCCATCCGCCACGGTCTCGTCCCCGCTCCCCACGGCGGACGCGAAGACCGGCGGCGACATCGATCAACGCCTGCTGGCCTTCCTGGACGCGGCCTTCGAGGAGCGCCTCGCGCTCAGCCCCGAGGGGCTCACCTACCAGGGCTCGAAGCGGGAATATGATCGGCTCGACGACTACACCGAGGCGGGGGCGCGCAAGCAGCAGGAGCTCGCCGAGCAGCAGCTCGCCCGGATGAAGCGGGAGTTCGATGAGCGCGACTTGAGCCCCGCCTCGCGCCTGTCCTACCGGCTCTTCGAGGACATGGTCACCCGGGGCAAGGAGCGGCTGCGGTGGTACTCGCACGCCTTCCCCGTCACCAACAGCTCGAGCCCGACCGGGAACATCCCGGTGTTCCTCATCAACGCGCACCGGGTGGGCTCGGTGAGCGACGCCCAGGCGTACGTGTCGCGCCTGCGCGAGGTGCCGCGCGTCATGAAGGAGATCTCCGAGCGGATGCGGGCGCAGGCGGCCCGGGGCCTCGTCCCGCCGAAGTTCGTCTTCGCGCCCGTCGAGGCCGATGCCCGCCGGGTGATCTCCGGCGCGCCGTTCGACACGGGAGCGGACAGCGCGGTGTGGGCGGACTTCCAGAAGAAGGTGGGCGCGCTCGAGGCCGCCGCGGACGTGAAGGCCCGGCTGCTCGACGAGGCGCGCGAGGCCCTGAAGGGTCCGTTCAAGAGCGGCTACGAGACGATCCTCGCGACGATCGCCGAGGTGGGCCGGCAGGCGAAGGGCAATGACGGCGCGTGGAGCCTGCCCGACGGCGCGGCCTACTACGCCGACCAACTGCGCTTCTTCACGACCACGGAGATGACGCCGGAGGAGATCCACGCGGCGGGGCTCGCGGAGGTGGAGCGCATCCACCGCGAGATGGGTGCCGTCCAGAAGCAGGTGGGCTTCCAGGGCTCGCTCCAGGACTTCTTCACCCACGTGAAGGCGGATGCGCGCTCGCACTACCCGAATACCGAGGAGGGCAGACAGGCCTACCTGGAGGACGCGCGGCGGTTCATCGCCCAGGCCATGAAGGAGGCCCCCCGCCTGTTCCACCGTCTGCCCCGGGCGGCGCTCGAGGTGCGCGCGGTCGAGCCCTGGCGGCAGGAGACGGCCCCGGTGGCCTTCTACAACTCGCCGGCGCCGGATGGCTCGCGGCCCGGCATCTACTACGTCAACCTCGCGGACATGAACCAGGTGCTCAAGCCGCAGATCGAGGCCATCACCTACCATGAGGCGGCACCCGGCCATCACTTCCAGATCGCCTTCGCGCAGGAGCTCGAGGGCATGCCGAAGTTCCGCCGCTTCGGCTACTACGGCGCCTATATCGAGGGGTGGGGCCTGTACGCCGAGAAGCTCGGGCGGGAGCTGGGCTTCTACGCGGATCCCTATTCCCGCTTCGGCCAGTTGTCGCTGGAGCTGTGGCGGGCGACCCGGCTCGTCACGGACTCCGGCATGCATGCGAAGCGCTGGTCGCGCGAGCAGGCCATCGAGTACTTCAAGAAGAACACGCTGCTGAGCGACCGGGACATCGTCAAGGAGGTGGAGCGCTACCTCGTGTGGCCCGGGCAGGCGACGAGCTACAAGGTGGGCGAGCTGCGCATCCTGGCGTTGCGCGCCCGGGCCCAGGAGGCGCTCGGGCCGGGCTTCGACGTGCGGGACTTCCACCAGGTCGTCCTCGGCGACGGCTCGCTGCCGCTCGACATCCTGGGCGAGCAGGTGGAGGCGTACATCGCGGCGAAGCGCGCGCCCCCGGCCCGCTGA
- a CDS encoding NAD(P)/FAD-dependent oxidoreductase, giving the protein MASSISSDLSSSRFPRVAVIGAGLAGLTLARILTEMGLSVRVFDKGRSPAGRMSTRHEAGGSFDHGAQYFTARDEGFQRQVETWVEQGVAAEWRARFGTLENGTLTPRNEGPVRYVGVPGMSALAQSFASRVDVRCGVRVEHVRREHEAWVLTSDTGQALGAFHAVVAAVPAPQAVPLLAGSPELSARVAGVRMEPCWSVMASFDAPVPLPVDGAFIHGSPLSWAARDNSKPGRPEGERWVLHATPEFSREHLEDTPEAVAPLLVEAFRRAAGVDVRPGRAVAHRWRYAQAEPSLTEGALFDDKRGLGACGDWCSGSRVEGAYLSGMALSRRIVFWRP; this is encoded by the coding sequence ATGGCCTCTTCCATCTCCTCGGACTTGTCCTCCTCGCGCTTTCCCCGTGTGGCCGTCATCGGCGCGGGACTCGCGGGCCTCACGCTCGCCCGGATCCTCACGGAGATGGGCCTCTCGGTGAGGGTCTTCGACAAGGGCCGGAGCCCCGCGGGCCGGATGTCCACGCGCCACGAGGCCGGGGGCAGCTTCGATCATGGCGCCCAGTACTTCACCGCGCGCGACGAGGGCTTCCAACGTCAGGTGGAGACGTGGGTGGAGCAGGGGGTCGCCGCCGAGTGGCGCGCGCGCTTCGGCACCCTGGAGAACGGCACGCTCACGCCCAGGAACGAGGGCCCGGTGCGCTACGTGGGCGTCCCCGGCATGAGCGCCCTGGCCCAGTCCTTCGCCTCGCGTGTGGACGTGCGCTGCGGCGTGCGGGTGGAGCACGTCCGGCGCGAGCACGAGGCGTGGGTGCTCACGTCCGACACGGGCCAGGCCCTGGGCGCCTTCCACGCCGTGGTGGCCGCCGTCCCCGCGCCCCAGGCCGTGCCCCTGCTGGCCGGGTCGCCCGAGCTCTCCGCGCGCGTGGCGGGCGTGCGCATGGAGCCGTGCTGGTCGGTGATGGCGAGCTTCGACGCGCCCGTGCCGCTGCCCGTGGATGGGGCCTTCATCCACGGCTCGCCCCTGTCCTGGGCCGCCCGGGACAACAGCAAGCCGGGCCGGCCCGAGGGCGAGCGCTGGGTGCTGCACGCCACCCCGGAGTTCTCCCGCGAGCACCTGGAGGACACCCCCGAGGCCGTGGCGCCCCTGCTCGTCGAGGCGTTCCGCCGCGCGGCGGGGGTGGACGTCCGTCCGGGGCGGGCCGTGGCCCACCGCTGGCGCTACGCCCAGGCCGAGCCCTCCCTCACCGAGGGGGCCCTCTTCGATGACAAGCGGGGGCTCGGGGCGTGTGGCGACTGGTGCTCGGGCTCCCGTGTCGAGGGCGCCTACCTGAGCGGCATGGCGCTCTCCCGGCGCATCGTGTTCTGGCGGCCGTGA
- the sugE gene encoding quaternary ammonium compound efflux SMR transporter SugE: MAWVMLVIAGLFEVGWSIGLKYTEGFTRVVPTVLTLVALSASMVLLSLSVRTLPIGTAYAVWVGIGALGAAVLGIVLFHEPVTLARVFFLALLLVAIIGLKITSGVGQ; encoded by the coding sequence ATGGCGTGGGTGATGCTCGTCATCGCGGGGTTGTTCGAGGTCGGCTGGTCGATCGGGCTCAAATACACCGAGGGTTTCACCCGGGTGGTGCCCACGGTGCTGACGCTCGTGGCCCTCTCCGCCAGCATGGTGTTGTTGTCGCTCTCGGTGCGCACGCTGCCCATCGGTACCGCCTATGCCGTCTGGGTGGGCATCGGCGCCCTGGGCGCCGCCGTGCTGGGCATCGTCCTGTTCCACGAGCCGGTGACCCTCGCGCGTGTCTTCTTCCTCGCACTGCTCCTCGTGGCCATCATCGGATTGAAGATCACCAGCGGAGTGGGGCAGTAG